A window of the Brassica napus cultivar Da-Ae chromosome C5, Da-Ae, whole genome shotgun sequence genome harbors these coding sequences:
- the LOC106373959 gene encoding putative F-box only protein 15, translating into MASKLASMASKRSSMPSRLLSLPEELQHEVIYRTPVEALIQSATLCKRWTALLTNKKVIHTHLDRSAERFIRTVDTVNVVDPVTRICSSTSPVPREFQDPNNTDALLHCDGLMLCRLRGCHVKRFEPEDPRRPQIAIWNPVLRKVKWIMPSDCVSAYNNFGLGYKNRGDYLILRFPQIQYKFVEGENPVEIYELKNESWRTLEHVKVDWVVDRSCQGVSVLGNMYWVVAPEKKKKRKSYILGFNFTVETFNDVCLCPPPPLSCGGDRYLSCYSKDRLSLLQEDTKSRKIEVWLSNNLADAIVLC; encoded by the coding sequence ATGGCGTCGAAGCTTGCTTCAATGGCCTCGAAGCGTTCTTCAATGCCATCACGTTTGTTATCCCTCCCGGAAGAACTACAGCACGAAGTCATCTACCGGACGCCCGTCGAAGCGCTGATACAGTCAGCAACATTATGCAAGCGATGGACCGCTCTCCTCACCAACAAGAAAGTCATCCACACACACTTGGATCGGTCGGCGGAAAGATTCATAAGAACCGTTGATACAGTAAACGTCGTTGATCCGGTGACGCGAATATGCTCAAGTACTTCACCGGTTCCGAGAGAGTTTCAAGACCCGAACAATACAGATGCTCTGCTTCACTGCGACGGTCTTATGCTGTGTAGACTTCGTGGCTGTCACGTCAAAAGGTTCGAGCCCGAGGATCCAAGACGCCCGCAAATAGCGATTTGGAATCCCGTTTTGAGAAAGGTGAAATGGATCATGCCTTCTGACTGTGTGTCCGCTTACAATAACTTTGGGCTAGGTTACAAGAATCGAGGTGATTACTTGATCTTGCGGTTCCCCCAGATCCAGTATAAGTTTGTGGAAGGTGAAAACCCGGTTGAGATATACGAGTTGAAGAATGAGTCATGGAGAACTCTTGAGCACGTGAAGGTTGATTGGGTGGTGGATAGATCGTGCCAAGGTGTGTCTGTGCTGGGTAACATGTATTGGGTGGTTGCtcctgagaagaagaagaagcggaaAAGCTACATTCTAGGTTTCAATTTCACGGTGGAAACATTTAATGACGTGTGCTTatgtcctcctcctcctctctcttGTGGTGGTGATCGTTACTTAAGCTGTTACAGTAAAGATAGATTGTCTTTGCTACAGGAAGATACAAAATCAAGGAAGATTGAGGTTTGGCTTTCAAACAACTTGGCTGATGCGATCGTCTTGTGTTAA
- the LOC106377158 gene encoding 1-phosphatidylinositol-3-phosphate 5-kinase FAB1B-like isoform X1, which yields MLESQGYRCRSCEMPSEAHVHCYTHRQGSLTISVKKLQDYLLPGEKEGKNWMWHRCMRCPRPDGFPPATLRVVMSDAAWGLSFGKFLELSFSNHAAASRVACCDHSLHRDCLRFYGFGNMVACFRYATIDVNSVYLPPSVLGFNYDNQDWIQRETNEVVERAELLFSEVLNAISQIAAKGFRRRIGELEELLQREKAEFEDNIAKGGEGRPTSSGYS from the exons ATGCTCGAATCGCAGGGATACAGGTGTCGTTCATGTGAGATGCCATCAGAAGCTCACGTTCACTGTTACACTCATCGACAAGGCAGCCTTACGATATCTGTCAAGAAGCTTCAAGATTATCTCTTACCTGGTGAAAAAGAGGGGAAGAATTGGATGTGGCATAGATGCATGAGATGCCCTCGACCTGACGGTTTTCCTCCGGCGACTCTACGAGTGGTGATGTCTGATGCTGCATGGGGATTATCGTTTGGGAAGTTTCTGGAGCTCAGTTTCTCAAATCACGCAGCTGCCAGTAGAGTAGCATGTTGTGACCATTCTCTCCATAGAGACTGTCTTCGCTTCTACGG ATTTGGGAACATGGTTGCTTGCTTCCGTTACGCTACTATAGATGTGAATTCTGTCTACCTTCCACCCTCAGTTCTTGGTTTCAACTATGATAATCAGGACTGGATACAAAGAGAGACAAATGAG gTGGTAGAGAGAGCGGAGCTTCTGTTTTCTGAAGTATTAAATGCTATTAGTCAAATTGCAGCAAAAGGTTTTAGGCGTCGAATTGGCGAACTCGAAGAACTGCTGCAAAGAGAGAAAGCAGAGTTCGAg GATAATATTGCAAAGGGAGGTGAAGGAAGGCCAACCTCAAGTGGATATTCTTGA
- the LOC106377158 gene encoding 1-phosphatidylinositol-3-phosphate 5-kinase FAB1B-like isoform X2 translates to MGYRCRSCEMPSEAHVHCYTHRQGSLTISVKKLQDYLLPGEKEGKNWMWHRCMRCPRPDGFPPATLRVVMSDAAWGLSFGKFLELSFSNHAAASRVACCDHSLHRDCLRFYGFGNMVACFRYATIDVNSVYLPPSVLGFNYDNQDWIQRETNEVVERAELLFSEVLNAISQIAAKGFRRRIGELEELLQREKAEFEDNIAKGGEGRPTSSGYS, encoded by the exons ATG GGATACAGGTGTCGTTCATGTGAGATGCCATCAGAAGCTCACGTTCACTGTTACACTCATCGACAAGGCAGCCTTACGATATCTGTCAAGAAGCTTCAAGATTATCTCTTACCTGGTGAAAAAGAGGGGAAGAATTGGATGTGGCATAGATGCATGAGATGCCCTCGACCTGACGGTTTTCCTCCGGCGACTCTACGAGTGGTGATGTCTGATGCTGCATGGGGATTATCGTTTGGGAAGTTTCTGGAGCTCAGTTTCTCAAATCACGCAGCTGCCAGTAGAGTAGCATGTTGTGACCATTCTCTCCATAGAGACTGTCTTCGCTTCTACGG ATTTGGGAACATGGTTGCTTGCTTCCGTTACGCTACTATAGATGTGAATTCTGTCTACCTTCCACCCTCAGTTCTTGGTTTCAACTATGATAATCAGGACTGGATACAAAGAGAGACAAATGAG gTGGTAGAGAGAGCGGAGCTTCTGTTTTCTGAAGTATTAAATGCTATTAGTCAAATTGCAGCAAAAGGTTTTAGGCGTCGAATTGGCGAACTCGAAGAACTGCTGCAAAGAGAGAAAGCAGAGTTCGAg GATAATATTGCAAAGGGAGGTGAAGGAAGGCCAACCTCAAGTGGATATTCTTGA
- the LOC125587350 gene encoding uncharacterized protein LOC125587350, whose protein sequence is MAVDQESSTESLHHIPEAKPLVMSSQVESQVSLKPEFIPQICVLEDSGFMETNDTMVKLYTPVTPDKWSCGGEVITKQMDEGKWIQENQGTLGIIQRSLSSSILEADTHEGTAKELLESMEAVYKDRSHLGKVFVVKRAIEELKQDGEELSKHLERFKSLWAELKALRPSTLDKIVLKRRLEQDEVLSLLLSLDKSYDKLARKILTEETLPDVESVCGMLKQKQATTQPEERRQITELQQVISGKSLHEKGRADEVITRREWDAFVAEAKALIASKKQGIQPVRSKPIIVDSGASHHMISDRSLMDEVRAATGDVQIANGDKIPIEGIGNLKLFDRESTALYLPQFTSNLISVKRATVDLQCQVVFRPEEVEFQDLITGQVIGKGSSTNNLYQLQSTKLSKPSISICMSSTSDDCDSITWHARLGHPHPRALELMMPNLSVNHLECEACILGKHCKTVFPTSETVYEKCFDLIHYDVWTSPCISRDKHKYFVTFIDEKSKYTWVTLLPSKDRVLEAFINFQAYVTNQYNTTVKVLRSDNGGRVLVSRDVKFIEGKGYYEEKIWDDLKDLPQMPSDKATNLRMVLENLGISMTQDQGTRREPPRSTSTHEEESERISPLDHEGGSEAESGVQQQQQSDSGSHDQGETQGEESPRSDGDAQADRESPRSDAQTDRDEHAAMQNPVESFGIQEPETEVQPLRRSTRVKKDPSNWVNTRMCYNAEAVAHPTQPVCSFATYPEEHVVFMCNLDENEIPRSYEEAMKHKEAEYNSQ, encoded by the exons ATGGCTGTTGACCAAGAATCAAGCACAGAGTCACTCCACCATATTCCTGAAGCTAAACCTCTAGTGATGTCATCTCAAGTTGAG agccaggtttctCTAAAACCTGAGTTCATTCCGCAAATTTGTGTTCTTGAAGATTCTGGGTTC ATGGAAACAAACGACACCATGGTGAAGCTATATACACCGGTTACTCCTGATAAGTGGAGTTGTGGAGGTGAAGTGATTACGAAGCAGATGGATGAAGGCAAGTGGATTCAAGAGAATCAAGGAACACTTGGGATCATCCAAAGGTCGCTCTCAAGTTCAATCCTGGAAGCTGATACTCATGAAGGGACGGCTAAGGAGTTGTTGGAGAGTATGGAAGCTGTGTATAAGGACAGATCCCATCTGGGCAAGGTTTTTGTGGTCAAGCGGGCCATTGAGGAGCTGAAGCAAGATGGAGAAGAGCTCAGTAAGCATCTTGAACGGTTTAAGAGCTTATGGGCAGAGTTAAAGGCGCTCAGACCGAGTACCTTGGATAAAATCGTACTGAAGAGAAGGCTAGAGCAAGATGAAGTCTTGAGTCTCCTGCTGAGTTTAGATAAGTCCTATGATAAACTGGCCAGGAAGATACTCACAGAAGAAACTCTACCTGATGTAGAGAGTGTGTGTGGTATGTTGAAGCAGAAGCAAGCAACAACTCAGCCAGAGGAGAGGAGACAGATTACTGAACTACAACAAGTAATCAGTGGCAAGAGCTT acacGAGAAGGGTAGAGCTGATGAGGTGATTACCAGAAGAGAGTGGGATGCATTTGTAGCTGAAGCAAAAGCACTCATTGCATCTAAGAAGCAAGGAATTCAGCCAGTAAGGTCTAAACCTATTATTGTGGATTCTGGAGCCAGTCAtcacatgatcagtgataggagccTGATGGATGAAGTGAGAGCAGCTACTGGGGATGTTCagatagcaaatggagataaaattccTATAGAAGGGATAGGAAACTTGAAGCTATTTGACAGGGAATCAACAGCCTTGTACCTGCCTCAGTTTACTTCCAATTTGATATCTGTGAAGAGAGCTACTGTTGACTTGCaatgtcaagtagtattcaggccagaggaggttgagtttcaagatcTCATTACTGGTcaagtgattggaaaggggagcAGCACCAACAACCTATACCAGCTACAATCAACTAAGCTCTCTAAACCCTCTATCTCTATATGCATGAGTAGTACTTCTGATGATTGTGATAgcattacttggcatgctagattaggacatcctcaccCTCGCGCCCTTGAGCTCATGATGCCTAATCTATCAGTTAATCACCTGgaatgtgaagcatgcataCTAGGGAagcattgcaaaactgtttttCCCACATCTGAAACTGTCTATGAGAAATGCTTTGACTTAATACACTATGATGTGTGGACATCTCCATGTATATCTAGGGATAAGCATAAgtattttgtgactttcatagatgaaaaatctaagtatacatgggtcACATTGCTTCCTTCCAAGGATAGAGTGTTAGAGGCATTTATAAACTTCCAAGCTTATGTCACTAATCAGTATAAtactactgtgaaggtactaaggtcagacaatggag GGAGGgtgttggtgtctagagatgttaaatTCATTGAAGggaaagggtattatgaagaaaagataTGGGATGATTTGAAGGATCTTCCACAAATGCCATCAGATAAGGCAACAAATCTGAGGATGGTATTGGAGAATCTTGGGATTAGCATGACCCAGGATCAGGGAACAAGAAGAGAACCACCAAGAAGCACAAGTACTCATGAGGAGGAAAGTGAAAGGATctcccctcttgatcatgaggggggaagtgaagcTGAATCAGGAGTGCAACAACAACAGCAGAGTGATTCAGGAAGTCATGATCAAGGAGAGACACAAGGAGAAGAGAGTCCAAGATCAGATGGAGATGCGCAGGCTGATAGAGAGAGTCCAAGATCGGATGCGCAGACTGATAGAGATGAGCATGCAGCTATGCAAAATCCAGTCGAGTCATTTGGGATTCAGGAACCAGAAACAGAGGTTCAACCACTGAGGAGAAGTACCAGGGTGAAGAAAGATCCATCAAATTGGGTGAACACAAGGATGTGCTACAATGCGGAGGCTGTAGCACATCCGACTCAACCAGTATGTTCGTTTGCAACATATCCAGAGGAGCATGTGGTCTTCATGTGTAAtctggatgagaatgagatccCAAGGTCTTATGAGGAAGCCATGAAACATAAG gaagctgagtacaactctcaatga